From a region of the Paenibacillus sp. FSL R10-2734 genome:
- the ytxJ gene encoding bacillithiol system redox-active protein YtxJ: MSIQQLHTLEDLEQYVAKPGKKLLFKHSTTCPISAKANEEFQAYLKDADTAAAVVLVIEDRPVSNQIAEDFGIKHESPQLFLLEDNEVRWNTSHWKITKDAIKEAVNK; this comes from the coding sequence ATGTCTATTCAACAACTCCATACGCTGGAGGATCTTGAGCAATATGTAGCTAAGCCTGGCAAGAAACTGCTGTTCAAGCACAGCACTACCTGCCCGATTAGTGCTAAAGCTAATGAAGAATTTCAGGCTTATCTGAAGGATGCGGATACTGCCGCTGCAGTGGTCTTAGTCATCGAGGATCGTCCCGTTTCCAATCAAATTGCTGAGGATTTTGGCATCAAACATGAATCTCCACAACTCTTCCTGCTTGAGGACAATGAGGTTCGCTGGAACACTTCCCACTGGAAGATCACAAAAGACGCTATCAAAGAGGCTGTGAACAAATGA